In Drosophila santomea strain STO CAGO 1482 chromosome 3L, Prin_Dsan_1.1, whole genome shotgun sequence, a single window of DNA contains:
- the LOC120449387 gene encoding talin-1 isoform X3, which translates to MFYKTKEVRISSVNLTEPQRALLGYISAGQDVLIRADEELRTRAPIQELGSDLRSIEWRENTLDTSKQAVSSHVATMSAATAQIITASHPDEVDTEAISASVSQIAQTIPEVTKEVRLIAALMENDTNGDQLLEAARNLCSAFSDLLKAAEPESKEPPQHLINAASRVGEATTHVLSTIAEEEVPENRDLHDMLLALAKAVANTTAALVLRAKNIAASCEDEQARNRVIGAASQCALATSQLVACAKVVAPTLHNAACREQLEAAAQNVARAVNSLCEVCNEASNDPKLKADLLAAARDVSKSLTDMLEHVKLSSREHANRTSTELSPVENVIIGTDILVSTHDPQEMVRHARTLGQTTAQLIQSIKGEADQQQDADMKRHLLSAAKQLADATAKLVEAARLCSSNPHDSDNQNALRKAAEELREITTTAANTPAMKRGLIQRLEFCSKQAASAATQCISAAQNAVQHSQDHQTKETLLQDCKRVADTIPRLVTSLKTTRAQPDDPNAQLNLIEAAEQFVEPALQVSKSSRALQPTVTDIPSATQLSKGALHLGQCVSELHSVAQRARDACGGQELESALEEVRKLHDVLDDTRQAAIAGQLRPLPGQTVENTADELRKSAKNVGIALSQLLSSVLHNQRSYAGAAGRDTALALGDFTRSVHGVAATTQNPAIIDCADDVVTSSARLIEQAQRTLQGASNPEALTQAGREVTGALSATVDCIPGQREVDVALRNVSELSEILSMSEFPPSSRPYATLQSELKQVAEQLSSAGGEIVVSYSSPALLAESSQNFAANYRDLLSVSMEMAGQTQEEEVRSHMIDSLRHVSTQSCSLLSTAKSIAADPGQPNAKNLLHAAARGVTESINQLVDASIQSAPGQKECDNAMRNIEALRLMLDYPHEPINELGYFDCVEQATGKSRNLGYAISEMINNAKQSQHVEFSQSVNNVNDSIQGLIESSSQAAYLIGVSHPSSVAGRPGIIDQAQLTWAYQGIRQHCDIVSSQQSTKPQMISALTVIAKHTSYLCSICRQASMNTSNPVAKNEFIVLAKQVATATSDLVQAIKAIEEQPSGGSRERLVDPLLEAVKAVRQYASSSEFSSVPAKISAEGRKAQEPVIQAGRGVIDGVVEMVKAAKSLALTPDNPPVWQQLSMHSTPVSESVKRLVDNIRDKAPGQAQCEQVLHTLGTCTRELDSCALAVNAQGLSQRRDNNLHGFSGQTMNSASELIDKLEPIRVAGKNNAEQLGHAVGEISRYVVPMVNGAIGACTHIVHSQQQMSLIQQTRSVVESAITLVQSAKDSAGNPRATHAHPRLDDAIDGTREAIQELQQTVEKINAETGIVTGLMEQVNRSITRLTDKRQSLLNASYSDTFVDYQTRMVARAKEIASLANEMNAKSSVEPSALPQLAVDMTQNYQQLTQDSVGASTTTSSPDVAMRIRTTVVDLGRSVSSMIQSSAGGARPNDVGAQKEIARSAREVSEKVAQVLAALQAGSRGTQACINAAHTVSGIIGDLDTTIMFATAGTLHSDGDGSFADHREHILQTAKALVEDTKVLVTGAAGTQDQLANAAQNAVSTITQLAEAVKRGACSLGSAQPDSQVMVINAVKDVASALGDLINCTKLASGKSINDPSMQDLKESARVMVLNVSSLLKTVKAVEDEHTRGTRAMEATVEAISQEIRAMHTPPPVGNTQVGPEDLIRVTMNVTAATAKAVAAGTSNLQTDIVSAANLGRRAISEMLIVCRSVAWNCAETEELRTRTLEAGTAVGESYRDLLSGILHNCSADDRMHLSRRVAKCVTDLVAMARLLKGSDWIDPEDPTVIAENELLGAAASIDAAAKKLASLRPRRQADVKIELDENMKFDEMILEAAKGIMGASAALVRAANAAQRELIDTGKVARRPLTSSDDGQWSEGLISAARLVAAATHSLVEAAQNLVRGVGTEVMLISTAKQVAASTAQLLIACKVKSNPNSEAGRRLQAAGNAVIKSTDNLVHSAQQGLEVEEERSLTINTSMVNGMTQEINARSAVLRKEKELEEARQLLKNVRHAQRYAKNAQGFTTDESDTEYAYRSQNNTLGRSGYYGSSEMPSSPSYLSGGQQQKHHYNYASPQPQHFHHPGAVSPPPSNYPPMDDPNGDFPPPPPPLSTTISNMQTATSGHSFRPNPKLTANAVPRPYPGSPGGNNGLNSAPTTSGTPTNTNYQQSYESSSIKTLNSSPPAVPKKPTANRNLAACVQDLHDKTFGQGGVVQLTGGNGYPGQNYEGYTSRYETRNFDKSANNTTSSSSELGAVKPLESSFSQMTLNTDGGKISIVDQGSERLTSMTQRVMERKSFTTTTESRSETKTEKHSFRLD; encoded by the exons ATGTTTTACAAA ACTAAGGAAGTTCGCATTAGTTCTGTAAATCTGACGGAGCCACAGCGAGCTCTGCTGGGTTACATTTCCGCTGGCCAGGATGTCCTCATTCGCGCTGACGAGGAGCTGCGCACTAGG GCACCCATCCAAGAGCTGGGCAGCGATTTGCGCTCCATTGAATGGCGTGAGAACACCCTAGACACTTCCAAACAGGCGGTTAGCAGTCATGTGGCCACTATGAGCGCTGCCACTGCCCAAATTATAACCGCCTCTCATCCGGATGAAGTGGATACGGAAGCCATATCGGCATCGGTCTCCCAGATCGCCCAAACAATTCCTGAGGTGACCAAGGAGGTGCGCCTTATTGCCGCCTTAATGGAGAACGACACGAATGGTGACCAACTGCTGGAGGCCGCCCGCAACTTGTGCAGTGCCTTCAGTGATCTCCTCAAGGCAGCCGAACCCGAGAGCAAGGAGCCGCCACAGCATCTGATCAATGCAGCCAGTCGAGTGGGCGAAGCTACAACGCATGTACTCAGCACTATTGCCGAGGAAGAGGTTCCCGAGAACCGTGACCTCCACGACATGCTTCTGGCCTTGGCCAAGGCGGTGGCCAATACCACTGCTGCCCTTGTGCTGCGTGCTAAGAACATCGCCGCCAGCTGTGAGGATGAACAGGCCAGGAATCGTGTGATTGGAGCTGCCAGTCAGTGTGCCCTGGCTACCAGTCAATTGGTGGCTTGTGCCAAGGTGGTGGCACCAACGCTCCACAATGCTGCCTGTCGTGAACAACTGGAAGCGGCTGCCCAAAATGTGGCCAGAGCCGTTAACTCTTTGTGCGAAGTCTGCAATGAAGCCAGCAATGACCCCAAGCTAAAGGCCGATCTCCTAGCAGCTGCCCGTGATGTGTCAAAGAGCCTTACTGATATGTTGGAGCACGTGAAGCTGAGCTCCAGGGAGCATGCCAATCGCACCAGCACCGAACTAAGCCCCGTGGAGAATGTGATAATCGGCACTGATATCCTGGTATCTACCCACGATCCCCAGGAGATGGTGCGCCATGCGCGTACCCTTGGTCAAACCACTGCTCAGCTTATCCAGAGCATCAAGGGGGAGGCGGATCAGCAACAGGATGCAGACATGAAGCGTCATCTGTTATCTGCTGCCAAACAGCTGGCTGATGCCACTGCCAAGTTGGTAGAGGCCGCTCGTCTCTGCTCATCCAACCCACATGATTCGGATAACCAAAACGCATTGCGTAAGGCAGCGGAGGAACTTCGGGAGATCACCACTACTGCGGCTAACACGCCTGCGATGAAACGTGGACTTATCCAGCGACTGGAGTTCTGTTCGAAGCAAGCAGCCTCAGCAGCTACCCAGTGCATCTCGGCGGCCCAAAACGCTGTGCAGCACAGCCAAGACCATCAGACTAAGGAGACCCTTCTGCAGGATTGCAAGCGAGTGGCGGACACTATCCCCCGACTGGTCACCTCGTTGAAAACAACTCGTGCGCAACCCGACGATCCCAATGCCCAGCTAAATCTCATCGAGGCGGCGGAACAGTTCGTTGAACCTGCTTTGCAGGTGTCGAAGTCGTCGCGAGCTCTACAGCCCACTGTCACCGATATTCCATCTGCTACCCAACTATCCAAGGGTGCCTTGCACTTGGGACAATGTGTCTCGGAGCTACATTCGGTGGCACAGCGTGCTCGCGATGCCTGTGGTGGCCAGGAACTGGAGTCAGCCCTAGAGGAGGTGCGCAAACTGCACGACGTGTTGGACGATACACGTCAGGCTGCTATCGCTGGGCAGTTGCGCCCATTGCCAGGACAAACTGTGGAAAATACCGCCGATGAGCTAAGGAAATCGGCTAAGAACGTGGGAATCGCCTTGAGCCAACTGCTCTCCTCTGTGCTGCACAACCAGCGCAGCTACGCCGGAGCTGCAGGACGCGACACTGCCCTGGCACTGGGAGATTTCACCAGGAGTGTACATGGAGTGGCGGCCACAACTCAGAATCCCGCAATCATCGACTGTGCAGATGATGTGGTTACCAGCTCGGCGCGACTCATTGAGCAGGCCCAACGCACGTTGCAGGGAGCATCCAACCCGGAAGCTTTGACCCAAGCTGGACGAGAGGTTACCGGAGCACTTTCCGCCACCGTGGACTGCATTCCCGGACAGCGAGAAGTGGATGTGGCTTTGAGGAATGTCAGCGAATTGAGTGAGATCCTATCAATGAGCGAATTCCCACCATCAAGCCGTCCATATGCCACTCTGCAGTCGGAGCTTAAACAAGTGGCCGAGCAGTTAAGCAGCGCCGGCGGTGAGATTGTTGTGTCGTATTCTTCCCCAGCTTTGCTGGCCGAGAGTAGCCAAAACTTTGCGGCCAACTACCGGGATCTTTTGTCCGTCAGCATGGAAATGGCCGGTCAAACGCAGGAAGAGGAGGTGCGCTCCCACATGATAGACTCCCTGAGACACGTCTCCACTCAATCGTGCTCTCTCCTCTCGACGGCCAAGTCGATTGCCGCCGATCCCGGACAGCCTAATGCCAAGAATCTGCTGCATGCCGCTGCCCGAGGTGTTACCGAGAGTATCAATCAGTTGGTTGATGCCAGCATCCAGTCCGCACCCGGACAAAAGGAGTGCGACAATGCTATGCGCAACATTGAAGCCTTGCGACTGATGTTGGACTATCCTCATGAGCCTATCAACGAGTTGGGATACTTTGATTGCGTAGAACAGGCAACTGGAAAGTCGAGAAACCTTGGCTATGCCATTTCCGAGATGATCAACAATGCCAAGCAGTCGCAGCATGTGGAGTTCAGTCAATCGGTGAATAACGTTAACGACTCCATCCAGGGATTGATTGAGAGCTCATCGCAGGCCGCCTATTTGATTGGAGTTTCGCATCCCTCAAGTGTAGCAGGAAGACCAGGAATCATCGACCAAGCCCAGCTGACTTGGGCCTACCAGGGCATCCGTCAGCACTGCGACATTGTGAGCAGCCAGCAGTCTACCAAGCCGCAAATGATTTCTGCCCTCACGGTGATTGCCAAGCACACCAGTTACCTGTGCTCCATTTGCCGTCAGGCCTCGATGAACACATCGAACCCAGTGGCCAAGAACGAGTTTATTGTGCTGGCTAAGCAGGTGGCCACGGCTACTTCGGACTTGGTGCAGGCTATCAAGGCTATAGAGGAGCAGCCGTCCGGCGGCAGTCGAGAGCGTCTGGTGGATCCCTTATTGGAAGCTGTCAAGGCTGTGCGCCAGTATGCCTCGAGTTCAGAGTTCAGCTCAGTGCCGGCCAAGATATCTGCGGAGGGCAGAAAAGCCCAGGAGCCAGTCATTCAAGCGGGTCGCGGTGTAATCGATGGTGTTGTGGAAATGGTCAAGGCTGCCAAGTCACTGGCCCTAACTCCTGATAATCCGCCAGTGTGGCAACAGCTCTCGATGCACTCCACCCCGGTTTCGGAGTCGGTAAAACGATTGGTGGACAACATTCGCGACAAGGCACCTGGACAGGCACAGTGCGAGCAGGTGCTCCACACCCTGGGCACATGCACCCGGGAATTGGACAGTTGTGCCCTTGCCGTTAATGCACAGGGTCTCAGTCAGCGCCGCGATAACAACTTGCACGGATTCAGTGGACAGACCATGAACTCTGCTTCCGAGCTTATTGATAAACTGGAACCAATTCGTGTGGCCGGCAAGAACAATGCTGAACAACTTGGTCATGCTGTGGGCGAAATCTCACGTTATGTGGTGCCGATGGTTAATGGAGCAATTGGAGCCTGCACCCACATTGTGCACAGCCAACAGCAAATGTCGCTAATTCAGCAGACCCGTTCGGTGGTAGAAAGTGCCATTACTCTGGTCCAATCGGCCAAGGATTCGGCTGGCAATCCCCGTGCCACTCATGCCCATCCACGACTGGATGACGCTATCGATGGCACAAGGGAGGCCATTCAGGAGCTGCAGCAAACCGTGGAGAAGATCAACGCAGAAACGGGCATCGTGACTGGACTGATGGAGCAGGTGAACCGTTCCATCACCCGATTGACCGATAAGCGGCAGTCCCTGCTGAACGCCTCGTACTCGGATACCTTTGTTGATTACCAGACGCGAATGGTGGCGCGAGCCAAGGAAATCGCAAGCCTGGCCAACGAGATGAACGCCAAGAGCAGCGTGGAACCATCGGCTCTACCTCAACTCGCCGTGGACATGACACAAAACTATCAACAGTTGACTCAGGACTCCGTTGGAGCCAGTACCACCACTTCCTCGCCGGATGTGGCAATGCGTATTCGCACCACGGTCGTTGATTTGGGCCGATCAGTGAGCTCCATGATTCAGTCGTCGGCAGGCGGAGCACGACCTAACGATGTGGGCGCCCAGAAAGAAATTGCCCGCAGCGCTCGGGAGGTGTCCGAAAAGGTGGCCCAGGTGCTGGCGGCCTTGCAGGCGGGATCGCGTGGAACTCAGGCGTGCATTAATGCTGCCCACACGGTATCTGGCATCATTGGAGATTTGGATACAACTATTATGTTCGCTACCGCAGGAACTTTGCATTCGGATGGAGATGGAAGCTTTGCCGATCACCGCGAGCACATACTGCAAACGGCAAAGGCTTTGGTGGAGGACACCAAGGTTCTGGTGACTGGAGCGGCTGGAACTCAGGATCAGCTAGCCAACGCCGCTCAGAATGCTGTCTCAACCATAA CTCAACTGGCGGAGGCAGTGAAGCGAGGAGCCTGCTCGCTGGGATCTGCCCAACCCGATTCCCAGGTCATGGTCATCAACGCCGTAAAGGATGTGGCCTCGGCACTTGGCGATTTAATTAACTGCACTAAGTTGGCCTCTGGCAAGTCCATCAACGATCCCTCCATGCAGGATCTTAAGGAGAGCGCCAGG GTAATGGTGCTTAATGTGTCCTCACTGCTGAAGACTGTGAAGGCTGTCGAGGATGAGCACACCCGCGGTACTCGTGCCATGGAGGCCACCGTGGAAGCCATCTCACAGGAGATTCGG GCCATGCACACTCCCCCACCAGTTGGCAACACCCAGGTGGGACCCGAGGATCTGATCCGAGTGACCATGAATGTGACGGCTGCCACTGCCAAGGCTGTTGCTGCCGGAACCTCAAATTTGCAAACTGATATTGTATCTGCAGCCAATCTGGGACGCCGTGCCATTTCTGAAATGCTTATCGTCTGCCGCTCCGTGGCCTGGAACTGTGCCGAAACGGAGGAGCTGAGAACACGCACTCTGGAGGCGGGAACTGCTGTCGGAGAATCGTACCGCGATCTGCTCAGTGGTATCCTGCACAATTGCAGTGCCGACGATCGCATGCACTTGTCGCGTCGCGTTGCCAAGTGCGTCACTGATCTGGTGGCCATGGCCAGGCTGCTCAAGGGCTCCGATTGGATTGATCCCGAGGATCCCACCGTCATTGCGGAGAACGAGCTGTTGGGCGCTGCTGCCTCCATCGATGCTGCCGCCAAGAAATTGGCTTCACTGCGTCCTCGTCGTCAGGCCGATGTCAAG ATTGAACTCGACGAAAACATGAAGTTTGACGAAATGATCTTGGAGGCCGCCAAGGGCATTATGGGAGCATCTGCTGCCTTGGTGCGTGCTGCAAACGCTGCTCAGCGTGAGCTCATCGACACGGGCAAGGTGGCTCGACGTCCGCTAACGAGCTCCGACGATGGCCAGTGGTCGGAGGGCCTCATTTCGGCCGCACGACTTGTGGCCGCCGCTACTCACAGCCTGGTGGAGGCAGCCCAGAACCTGGTGCGCGGCGTGGGCACCGAGGTGATGCTGATTTCTACAGCCAAGCAGGTTGCCGCTTCCACGGCCCAGCTGCTGATTGCCTGCAAGGTGAAGTCGAATCCGAACTCTGAGGCTGGTCGCCGTCTCCAGGCCGCTGGCAATGCAGTGATCAAATCCACAGACAACCTGGTGCACTCTGCCCAACAGGGCCTGGAAGTGGAGGAGGAGCGCTCGCTTACGATAAACACATCGATGGTCAACGGCATGACGCAGGAAATCAACGCTCGTTCCGCCGTGCTGCGCAAGGAAAAGGAACTGGAGGAGGCCCGACAGCTTCTGAAGAATGTACGCCACGCGCAGCGCTACGCGAAGAACGCTCAGGGATTCACCACAGACGAAAGTGACACCGAGTACGCCTATAGAAGCCAGAACAAT ACTTTGGGTCGCAGCGGTTACTACGGTTCCAGCGAGATGCCCAGTTCGCCAAGCTACTTGTCCggtggccagcagcagaagcatcACTACAACTATGCCAGTCCGCAGCCACAGCACTTCCATCACCCAGGAGCGGTGTCTCCACCGCCGTCCAACTACCCACCGATGGACGATCCCAATGGAGACTtcccaccaccaccgccaccactCTCTACGACCATTTCTAACATGCAAACCGCCACATCGGGTCACAGTTTCCGCCCTAATCCCAAGCTAACAGCCAATGCCGTGCCCAGGCCCTATCCAGGCAGTCCTGGCGGCAACAATGGCCTAAACTCTGCACCCACCACCTCAGGCACACCCACTAACACAAACTACCAGCAAAGTTATGAGTCGTCCAGCATTAAAACGCTAAACTCATCTCCACCGGCGGTGCCAAAGAAGCCCACTGCAAACCGGAATCTGGCGGCGTGTGTGCAGGATCTGCATGACAAGACGTTCGGTCAGGGCGGCGTAGTACAGCTTACGGGAGGAAATGGCTATCCAGGACAAAACTACGAGGGTTACACGTCCAG ATATGAGACGCGTAACTTCGACAAGTCAGCCAACAataccaccagcagcagcagtgaaCTTGGAGCGGTCAAGCCATTGGAATCAAGTTTCTCGCAGATGACCCTTAACACCGATGGCGGCAAGATCAGCATTGTTGACCAGGGCTCGGAGCGACTCACCTCGATGACCCAGCGAGTGATGGAGCGCAAGTCCTTCACCACAACAACGGAATCGCGATCGGAGACCAAGACGGAAAAGCATAGTTTTCGATTGGATTGA